Proteins encoded within one genomic window of Candidatus Nezhaarchaeota archaeon:
- a CDS encoding MTH1187 family thiamine-binding protein yields the protein MIMAHVSIIPVGTGSTSLSDFIVEVVKTLKRLGLNIMVTPMGTVIEAENLEKIFRAIEECHEALHKIGVKRLLTLIFIDDRRDVERCMVDKIKSVEDKLSLSPQ from the coding sequence ATGATAATGGCTCATGTATCAATAATCCCGGTAGGAACGGGATCTACTAGCCTCAGCGACTTCATTGTCGAAGTCGTGAAAACTTTGAAGAGACTAGGGCTAAACATCATGGTCACACCGATGGGTACCGTAATCGAGGCAGAAAACTTAGAAAAGATTTTTAGAGCTATTGAAGAATGCCACGAAGCTCTACACAAAATTGGAGTTAAGAGGTTGCTTACATTAATCTTCATAGATGATAGGAGGGACGTTGAGAGATGTATGGTTGATAAAATTAAAAGCGTTGAAGATAAACTAAGTCTTTCGCCTCAGTAG
- a CDS encoding NTP transferase domain-containing protein, with translation MLKNLGLTEYESRSYVALIDLKRAKAKDISDVASIAYPKVYSVLTSLKKKGFVEEELGRPRIFKPVDPNKAIRNYIEERISMLKSQAEQAIRTLATRYKSSSDGKGGAVVVQGKRNVLSKLREVILKAQREVFISAPSFELLGIKALLLDLNAAKKRGVDVRILTSPSTLSKDIEMISDLIDIRIKEGLESCYVITDAGSLLISGKSDDLRAIFIIDEISVRPTREHFNYTWFESMPASSYLGCRASKRGVIILAGGASRRMGKDKALLSVKGVPMIKRVTDVALKVSGEVIIVTSNRRSLRDISGVVGGGVTIVEDEERGWGPIMGIFTGCKRARAEYVAVVPCDVPFLNPKVLLELFKRAEGHEAAIPLWPNGFLEPLQSVYRRQTVLDIVEGLIKKGSRSIMHLISSLRDVVYVPVEELKLIDEKLLTFFNVNTPRDLLMAEAIETT, from the coding sequence TTGCTCAAAAACTTAGGGTTAACAGAATATGAAAGTAGGTCGTATGTTGCCTTAATAGATCTTAAGAGGGCCAAGGCAAAGGATATAAGTGATGTAGCTTCTATAGCCTATCCTAAGGTTTATAGTGTCTTAACGAGTTTAAAGAAGAAGGGATTTGTAGAAGAGGAGTTAGGCAGACCGAGAATCTTCAAACCTGTTGACCCCAATAAAGCAATCAGGAACTACATCGAGGAAAGGATCTCGATGTTGAAGAGTCAAGCAGAGCAAGCCATTAGGACCTTAGCCACTAGGTATAAGTCTTCAAGCGATGGTAAAGGTGGAGCCGTTGTAGTACAGGGTAAGAGAAACGTCCTAAGTAAGTTGAGAGAGGTGATACTTAAAGCCCAGAGAGAGGTGTTCATCTCAGCGCCGAGCTTTGAGCTCTTAGGTATTAAAGCTCTACTACTTGATTTAAACGCTGCCAAAAAAAGAGGTGTTGACGTTAGGATACTAACATCACCTTCAACGCTAAGTAAAGACATAGAAATGATCTCAGATTTAATCGACATAAGGATTAAAGAGGGGCTTGAGAGTTGTTACGTTATAACTGATGCGGGGTCCTTACTCATATCCGGCAAATCTGATGATCTTAGAGCGATATTCATAATAGACGAGATCAGTGTGAGACCGACGCGTGAGCACTTTAATTACACGTGGTTCGAATCTATGCCAGCTTCATCATACCTAGGATGCAGGGCTTCTAAGAGAGGAGTCATAATCTTGGCCGGTGGTGCTAGCAGACGTATGGGGAAGGATAAGGCATTGTTGTCAGTGAAGGGCGTTCCCATGATTAAGAGGGTTACTGATGTGGCGTTAAAAGTTTCAGGTGAGGTGATAATCGTCACGAGCAATCGAAGGTCATTAAGGGATATAAGCGGCGTAGTTGGGGGTGGAGTGACGATAGTCGAAGATGAAGAGAGGGGGTGGGGGCCTATAATGGGGATATTTACTGGATGCAAGAGGGCACGTGCTGAATACGTAGCTGTTGTTCCGTGCGATGTACCTTTTTTAAACCCGAAGGTGTTATTAGAGCTTTTTAAGAGGGCTGAAGGGCATGAGGCTGCAATACCACTATGGCCTAATGGCTTCTTGGAGCCTCTTCAATCCGTTTACAGGAGACAGACGGTGTTGGACATCGTAGAAGGGCTGATTAAGAAGGGCTCCAGATCTATCATGCACTTAATAAGTAGCTTAAGGGATGTTGTTTATGTCCCGGTGGAGGAGCTCAAATTAATAGATGAAAAGCTCTTAACGTTCTTCAACGTAAACACGCCTCGGGACCTGCTAATGGCTGAGGCTATTGAGACCACATGA
- the moaA gene encoding GTP 3',8-cyclase MoaA: MLYDKYGRPITSFRITVTHRCNYKCFYCHMEGEEGGGELTVDDIMRLVKVGRRLGIDKVKLTGGEPLVRHDIVDIVRAINDVKVTDLAMTTNGSLLKDLIAKLVESGLRRINVSLPSLRSEVFERITGVRMLERVIDGILKSKDYDLKPIKLNMVLLKGLNDDEVWDMIDFARRYELILQIIELEPLGVSDELYHKYHAPLNSIEMWLEERAVKIEERESMHKRRQYDLGDVKVELVKAVNNPEFCMHCTRLRITADGKLKPCLMRNDNLIDVLGALRRGASDEELTELFIRAVNAREPYFKGGIKVERTNVRIRTC; this comes from the coding sequence TTGTTATATGACAAGTACGGTAGACCAATAACTAGCTTTAGGATTACAGTGACTCATAGGTGTAACTACAAGTGTTTCTACTGTCACATGGAGGGTGAGGAAGGAGGAGGGGAGCTCACAGTAGACGATATAATGAGGCTTGTAAAGGTTGGCAGGAGGCTTGGAATTGATAAAGTCAAGCTTACTGGAGGAGAACCTCTTGTTCGACACGATATAGTCGACATAGTTAGAGCAATAAACGATGTGAAGGTAACTGATTTAGCCATGACCACTAATGGATCATTGCTAAAGGATCTCATAGCTAAGCTTGTAGAATCCGGTCTGAGGAGGATAAACGTCAGCCTGCCTTCTCTAAGAAGTGAGGTCTTTGAGAGAATAACCGGCGTGAGAATGCTCGAGAGAGTCATAGATGGAATACTAAAATCTAAAGATTACGACTTAAAGCCCATTAAACTTAACATGGTCCTGTTAAAGGGGCTCAATGACGATGAAGTTTGGGACATGATCGACTTTGCCAGGAGGTATGAGCTCATCCTTCAAATAATAGAATTAGAGCCCTTGGGCGTTAGCGACGAGCTTTATCATAAGTACCATGCACCCCTTAACAGTATTGAGATGTGGCTTGAGGAGAGAGCAGTTAAGATCGAGGAAAGGGAGAGCATGCACAAAAGGAGGCAGTATGATTTAGGCGATGTTAAGGTTGAGTTGGTGAAGGCTGTTAACAACCCGGAGTTCTGCATGCACTGTACTCGGCTTAGAATCACAGCTGATGGAAAACTAAAGCCCTGTCTCATGAGGAACGATAATCTGATCGATGTGTTAGGGGCATTGAGAAGAGGGGCAAGCGATGAGGAGCTTACTGAATTATTCATAAGGGCAGTTAACGCTCGAGAGCCCTACTTTAAAGGTGGCATCAAAGTTGAGAGGACGAATG
- a CDS encoding P-loop NTPase codes for MRIAISGKGGCGKSTITTLLSRAFLHLGFKVTVLDADESNIGLTRMLGLNDVRSIAEAYGGRRGLKRVLNEGIRSLLNIEIIGASRDDVRVIRIGKIERGGEGCACPFGVLAKEVLSSIKSSEKEVILVDMDAGIEHFGRGIDQAVDAILFVVDPTFDSIMLAERASRMARDLGVAKFMAVLNKVDEESSSILKGELSKMGVKIVGRIRYDPEIMRATLLGLPITSSMAMADAIELAKAIIKELGVA; via the coding sequence TTGAGGATAGCCATCTCTGGAAAGGGAGGATGTGGCAAGAGCACAATAACAACACTGCTCTCCAGGGCGTTTTTACACCTAGGTTTTAAAGTCACAGTGCTCGATGCTGACGAATCTAATATCGGCTTAACAAGAATGCTGGGTTTAAATGATGTAAGGTCGATAGCAGAAGCCTATGGTGGTCGAAGGGGCTTGAAGAGGGTCCTCAATGAGGGGATAAGAAGTTTACTAAACATCGAAATTATAGGAGCAAGCAGAGATGATGTGAGGGTCATAAGGATTGGGAAGATTGAGAGGGGTGGTGAAGGCTGTGCCTGTCCATTTGGAGTTTTGGCGAAAGAGGTCCTAAGTTCCATTAAGAGTTCTGAGAAAGAGGTGATTTTGGTTGATATGGACGCTGGCATCGAACATTTTGGCAGAGGAATTGATCAAGCAGTCGATGCTATTCTTTTTGTCGTCGATCCAACCTTCGACTCCATAATGCTTGCAGAAAGGGCTAGCAGGATGGCTAGAGACTTGGGGGTTGCAAAGTTCATGGCGGTATTGAATAAAGTTGATGAAGAATCTTCAAGCATACTTAAAGGCGAGCTGTCAAAAATGGGGGTCAAGATCGTTGGGAGGATACGTTATGATCCTGAGATTATGAGAGCAACGTTATTAGGACTACCGATTACGAGCTCTATGGCGATGGCTGATGCTATCGAGCTTGCTAAGGCAATTATAAAGGAGCTCGGTGTTGCTTAG
- the mobB gene encoding molybdopterin-guanine dinucleotide biosynthesis protein B, whose product MATKKIAVLGSKKSGKTSIVEILVRHFTEMGLIVGTIKHIHHPNFTIDSEGSDTWRHRRAGAKATAYLSPLEAGLILSMEREPENLEEALRLIEGLKMDLLIMEGFHRLVAKRFDVGKIIAFKDFKDLEERIKGTEQPIIAYCTFNEKLVEEGRHDIDYMVLPRDKDKLVHAVSAFMWSQ is encoded by the coding sequence ATGGCGACGAAGAAGATAGCAGTTCTTGGAAGCAAGAAATCGGGTAAAACGAGTATCGTGGAGATTTTGGTAAGACACTTTACAGAGATGGGATTGATCGTTGGCACCATAAAGCATATACACCACCCAAATTTCACGATCGATAGCGAAGGAAGCGATACGTGGAGACATAGACGTGCAGGAGCTAAAGCAACCGCTTACCTCTCTCCATTAGAAGCAGGCCTCATCTTAAGCATGGAGAGGGAACCAGAGAACCTTGAAGAAGCCCTAAGGTTAATTGAAGGGCTAAAAATGGATTTACTGATAATGGAAGGGTTTCATAGGCTTGTAGCTAAAAGGTTTGATGTGGGTAAGATAATAGCTTTTAAGGACTTTAAAGATCTCGAAGAGAGGATTAAAGGAACTGAGCAACCGATAATAGCATATTGCACTTTCAATGAGAAGTTAGTTGAAGAAGGCCGTCATGACATCGATTACATGGTCCTGCCTCGAGACAAGGACAAGCTAGTTCACGCAGTAAGTGCATTCATGTGGTCTCAATAG
- a CDS encoding molybdopterin molybdotransferase MoeA — protein MKSGAFKYVRLEEALKSIDLHVTSTLPTEDVMVSDAYGRFLAEDVISKVDLPPYDITHFDGYALRSCDVLHASPKNPIKLKIKSKVFPSTSEVAYVGEGEAIYVATGSPMPLGADGVLPVEAAIVKGDYIEVKYAVKPGDHVIKAGSDVKRGDLVLKRGHRLRGQDLAMLALMGLAKVRVTSRPKVCVISVGDELVDYHEEPKPGRVPCSHALMVSSFVLRDGGLPMHFKVVPDDISAITETVSRATNCCDVVITIGGASKGERDLVHEAVSKIEGASMLFHGIMIRPGRQTGFAMIKKKPLVMLPGLPHSTIVGYQLIARRVIFKLMGLDVTDHPVKARMACDLKLPPPRGFKRVVFTKLEEHKDCYLAWPLMGESALLSIAVKADGYAIFDEGLDRIKEGSIVNVYLLY, from the coding sequence ATGAAATCTGGAGCCTTTAAGTACGTGAGACTTGAAGAAGCTCTGAAAAGCATTGACCTTCACGTTACATCAACACTACCTACGGAGGATGTCATGGTTTCTGACGCTTACGGTAGATTTTTAGCTGAAGATGTAATCTCAAAAGTCGACTTACCGCCCTACGATATCACACACTTCGATGGATACGCCCTAAGAAGCTGTGACGTTCTTCATGCTTCACCTAAAAACCCGATTAAGCTGAAAATTAAATCCAAGGTCTTCCCTTCAACAAGTGAAGTAGCTTACGTAGGAGAGGGGGAGGCCATTTATGTAGCGACAGGGTCTCCCATGCCGTTGGGTGCTGATGGAGTTTTACCGGTAGAGGCCGCAATAGTCAAAGGCGATTACATTGAGGTAAAGTATGCAGTAAAGCCCGGAGATCACGTGATTAAAGCTGGCAGTGACGTAAAGAGGGGGGACTTGGTCTTAAAGAGGGGACATAGACTTAGGGGGCAGGATTTAGCCATGCTCGCGCTCATGGGTTTAGCGAAAGTGAGGGTCACTTCAAGACCTAAAGTTTGTGTGATATCCGTAGGCGATGAATTAGTAGACTATCATGAGGAGCCAAAACCTGGAAGAGTACCATGCAGTCATGCTTTGATGGTTAGTAGCTTTGTTTTAAGAGATGGCGGGCTACCCATGCACTTTAAGGTTGTTCCAGACGATATTTCAGCGATAACTGAGACGGTGAGCAGAGCCACTAACTGCTGTGATGTAGTAATAACTATAGGCGGTGCATCAAAGGGTGAAAGGGATCTAGTGCATGAAGCTGTGTCGAAAATTGAAGGAGCGAGCATGTTGTTTCATGGAATAATGATAAGGCCAGGGAGGCAAACAGGGTTCGCGATGATCAAAAAGAAGCCCTTAGTTATGCTGCCAGGATTGCCACATTCAACTATAGTAGGATATCAATTGATAGCTAGGAGGGTTATATTTAAGCTCATGGGCTTAGATGTAACGGATCATCCCGTTAAAGCGAGAATGGCCTGCGACCTAAAGCTTCCGCCACCCAGAGGGTTTAAGAGGGTGGTCTTCACTAAACTTGAGGAGCACAAAGATTGCTACTTAGCCTGGCCCCTAATGGGAGAATCGGCCCTTTTAAGCATAGCAGTTAAAGCTGATGGGTATGCAATCTTTGATGAGGGGTTAGATCGTATTAAGGAAGGTAGCATCGTTAACGTTTACCTGTTGTATTAA